One genomic window of Cydia splendana chromosome 16, ilCydSple1.2, whole genome shotgun sequence includes the following:
- the LOC134797881 gene encoding magnetosome-associated protein MamJ-like produces the protein MKLLLLTLFVAVGFATPIPTDPSGDAVEVVVNGLAEGEALDIGHIVDVKVQEIVDGEVAAVANALHPFTAQGLAEAAIAAEAEQAAAVPEIAEPVAPEVPEVIVLPEPGTPEVVPEPVVIPEPAVPEVIPDPVVLPEPATPEVAPEPVVLPEPAAPEVVPAPIELPEPAAPEVAPEVAPEPVAVAELPEVADTPQVNGEIFNNGVVSITVNTPEDAGVVATLSSWVSMMVNYVHSGIAYTQQLI, from the coding sequence ATGAAACTTCTACTGTTGACTTTGTTCGTTGCGGTGGGCTTCGCCACCCCCATCCCCACGGATCCCTCCGGAGATGCCGTGGAAGTGGTCGTCAACGGCTTAGCCGAGGGCGAGGCTTTGGACATCGGGCATATCGTCGACGTCAAAGTGCAGGAAATCGTCGATGGAGAGGTGGCCGCCGTCGCTAACGCTCTCCACCCGTTCACCGCCCAAGGACTAGCTGAGGCTGCCATCGCCGCCGAAGCTGAACAAGCTGCTGCTGTGCCTGAGATTGCTGAGCCTGTGGCCCCTGAGGTCCCTGAGGTCATCGTGCTGCCGGAGCCTGGTACTCCTGAGGTGGTGCCTGAGCCTGTAGTTATACCTGAGCCCGCTGTCCCTGAGGTTATCCCCGACCCCGTCGTACTGCCTGAGCCTGCTACACCTGAGGTGGCTCCTGAGCCTGTTGTCCTGCCCGAGCCCGCTGCCCCTGAGGTCGTCCCTGCCCCAATCGAGCTGCCTGAGCCCGCTGCCCCTGAAGTCGCCCCCGAAGTGGCCCCGGAACCGGTTGCCGTCGCGGAGCTCCCCGAGGTTGCCGACACTCCCCAGGTCAACGGCGAGATCTTTAACAACGGCGTCGTCTCCATCACGGTGAACACGCCCGAGGACGCTGGTGTCGTCGCCACGCTCTCCTCTTGGGTCAGCATGATGGTGAACTACGTCCACAGCGGAATTGCGTACACTCAGCAACTCATCTAA